The window TAGTAATTGTCTTTGATGGATCTACTCGGATCTGTTCTTCCTTCATCTACGTTCGTGTGATTCTTTCCGATCTACACTTCTCTTCATCGATGATATTTTTTTTTCTGATGCGCTGGTCTTATGGAGCCTTAACACGATGACCTTAAGACTGtttactacaacaagttttgcccgGCTTCGATGAGGAAGggacgatgacggcggcgcgccttcggctctcCTTAATGTTTGTGTTGctgctaggtggtctacggatctctgaatgtaatttttattatttctggtggTGTTTGTtgataaaataataataaaatgaTTATTATCATTTCCGTCTGTTTTTTGATGATTGATTTGAGACTGGGGTCTTCGTTTGTTGTTGCCTTTCCGGTCCCCGCTTCACCTCCGTCGGCCGTCTCCCCTGTTCTCCCGTCCCAAACCTCTTCCCTTCCCACCGAAACGCGGCTACCACCTCGAAGCCCGACCACCGGGCTTGCTGGTAAGGAAGCCCTAGAGTCTGCAAATGCATTGCTGTTCGTTTTGCTCTGGTCTTCTCTCTGCTGTAAATAATCGACCCACCCGGATCTTTCTTAACAAAGATGGATCGCTGTTGAGCCCCGTCAAATAGGGTTTACCCAAGGTGCTGTTGCTGCATCCGCCCTATTTTCCAGTAAGATTTGGGGGCTTCGACTGAACCCACACCACATGCCCCGCGTGAAGTCGCTCCCTGGAATATACAGAGCCATGGAGTAGCATCGCCATAGTCTGGTGGAAGTTAGGGCACCTTCTCCATCAGCGATTCTGCAATCCATTCGTTGTTTCCTTAGGAATTTGAGTTAATCTTGCATAAGTTGGTTATTTTAGGTACGTTTTTGTAGTTTATTATGTAGAAACTAGAAAGCGCCATTCGTTTTTTCAGAATTTTGAGACATAGGCTATACATTGTTCACATTTTAGGATATAAATGCCTTTATATGGCATAGATTGAGTATGGTAACCAACAACTGGAAAACATTTTTGCTTGTGTAATGCATCTTATAATTAGATTTCTACACGATAACATTTTGTGCCTTGGAGGATTGCTTgatttattcttcttcttttggCAGTCCTATGGAAGAAGGCGGTGACTATTATGTTGTCAAGAAAGGGGACATGGTTGCTGTTTACAAAACTTTAAATGATTGCCAGGCGCAAATTTGCTCTTCGGTACGTGATGCTATATGAAGAATTTTCAGTTAACTTGCTTGCACTTTACCACTATGCTGATATCTAAGATTCTTATTATGCCATTATCAGAAGTCAGAATTATGCCATAATGTATCAACCCTACTATTACTACTCTAAACATGAAGTTGTTTTAGCAAATGTTCCACTTGTCCTTGCTCCCTCAGTCAAGTCTGTATCCTAAAATCACCATGGTTGCATATGTACGAAGTTTTACTAAACCTTGTTTCTTTTGCCTTCTGGCCTTGGCATGTTCCATACTTAGTGGAAGGGAGATGAACATGTCAGCATAGCTCCTTTTGTAGCTTCTATCAGTGTTTGCTGTTCCATGCCTTAGTGAAGTAGCGAACTACTGACATTGTTCCTTCCAATTTTTCTAATGCTGGTTAACCAGGCTGAGGTTTCAATATTTCTTGATATTTACTTGAAGTTAATTGGTTGGATAGATACATACTGCTAGTCTTATGAACAACAATTAAATCATTATTTGTAGCTAGGTTAGTACGTTACTGTATGGTTGGTTCCGCAGGTGGAGTTTGCTATACATTGAACCTCTTAAGGTTAGCTAATCACAACAATCTTGCAATACCTCAAAATATATCAGCTAAATTTTATATGTTTGATTTGAGAATTATATGCCAATTCATTATGATGCTCAGTTGCTACCAATGTTTGCTTGTATTTATTTAATTGTATTAGCTAAATTTAACAAGACGCATACCTTTTCATAATATAGCATATTCATGACTCCACATAATTCCAGTTGAACTACTACAATATTGCTTCCAATTCCTTGTACTGGTCTGGTTATATACAGACAGTTAACCACAGGATTTATGTTTTAAGCTGGGGAATAGTGTAATAGCAGCCTGTATTTCTATGTTACTCTTGCTGCTACAACTATCCAATACTATATATATTTTTTGTGTCCTTCATGTTTACTATGAAAATAACTTGGAATCTGCAGATAGCAAAACTATAAAATGATCATTGTACATGAACCTCGAAAACAAGGTGGGATGGAAGATGAACCATTCACCAGCTTATCACCATTCCGATATTCTTACGAGCAAAGGCGTTATCTTCTCACATTTTGGTTTTGTTTTTGAAAGGTATCTGGTCCTGCTGCAAGTGCCTACAAGGGTTACTGCTGGAGCAAAGAAAAGGCAGAATACCTCTCTTCACGTGGACTAGTCAATGCTTCGTATACAATCAGTGCAGCTGAACTTAGGGAAGATTTATTGGGTGCCCTTGTGCCCTGCACTTTCCAGGTAAACTGCTAATAATTGCACTTGAATTCGCTTTCCCATAATCAGATGACATGTTATAATCTGAAAATAGTTACTATGAGGTATGAGGTCAAAGCTTGTAATGAGTTATTTTCTTGTTTTTTGACCTAGTACAGCTGGTATCTTTGATGCATTGAATTAtcatatttttcttttctttataggaGGTAACTGCTACTAGTTCAAACCAACGAGCTCCAAATCGGTCCACCCTCGGCAGTGATATAAGATATCAACCTGGCATCCATAATGATATAAAATATGAGCCTGGGACACAACCTGTGGATCTGAATTATGTAAGTTCTGCTATTGCAAGCAGCCAACCACTCATAATATCATCAATTACGTCATATTGTGTTATTACAGAGTGTCGCTGGATCTGGTCAAGCTCAAGGTTACTCAGTCCAGGAACATGCATTTAGTGGGCAGGTATGTAATATGTCACGACTAAGAATATACAGCACGCAAATTATGCGCTTCTAGCATATATTTCCCCTTTTCAAATACAATTGCAAGCACTTGTCTAATATGGAAGTATTGATTTTTTTTATATGATGGGCTTATATTGCAGGAAGCCAAACCAAGGTCCTCCAGTTATTCCTCGCCAAATAACCTTAACCACACTGGAGCTTTTGATGCACAACCTGTCTCAAAACAATATGTAATGTTTGGTCATGTTTGGACTGATTGCTTATAAGTTTTCCAATCTGTTTGA is drawn from Aegilops tauschii subsp. strangulata cultivar AL8/78 chromosome 1, Aet v6.0, whole genome shotgun sequence and contains these coding sequences:
- the LOC109741811 gene encoding uncharacterized protein, yielding MEEGGDYYVVKKGDMVAVYKTLNDCQAQICSSVSGPAASAYKGYCWSKEKAEYLSSRGLVNASYTISAAELREDLLGALVPCTFQEVTATSSNQRAPNRSTLGSDIRYQPGIHNDIKYEPGTQPVDLNYSVAGSGQAQGYSVQEHAFSGQEAKPRSSSYSSPNNLNHTGAFDAQPVSKQYMVCVVHFDGASKGNPGKSGAGAVLMTEDGRVISRLREGLGVATNNVAEYRGLILGLKYAIRLGFKRIKVYGDSQLVCYQVKGTWQAKKENMMELCKEVRNLQENFISFEVHHVRREWNSEADRQANIAITLASGAVSEERGDGF